A single window of Lutzomyia longipalpis isolate SR_M1_2022 chromosome 1, ASM2433408v1 DNA harbors:
- the LOC129786067 gene encoding E3 ubiquitin-protein ligase ariadne-1, with amino-acid sequence MESDEESFDNDNVDSGNVSSGDDDFAMEVDINSSKDRQAEQDDYPYEVLTTEEIVQHMVDCIRDVNTVVEIPGTTTRILLNHFKWDKEKLMERYYDGDQEKFFRDAHVINPFNKPNTVNKPKVKRSGTEECEVCFSQFPPSMMTGLECGHRFCTTCWGEYLTTKIMEEGLGQSIACAAHGCDILVDDETVMRLVSDSRVKLKYQHLITNSFVECNRLLRWCPSADCTYAIKVNYVDPRPVCCKCKHVFCFECGENWHDPVQCRLLKKWIKKCDDDSETSNWIAANTKECPKCNVTIEKDGGCNHMICKNQNCKHDFCWVCLGSWEPHGSSWYNCNRYDEDEARAARDAQEKLRSSLARYLHYYNRYMNHMQSLKFENKLYASVKAKMEEMQQHNMSWIEVQFLKKAVDILCQCRQTLMYTYVFAYYLRKNNQSQIFEENQKDLESATEKLSEYLERDITSENLADIKQKVQDKYRYCEKRRKVLLDHVHEGYEKDWWDYTE; translated from the exons ATGGAATCCGATGAGGAATCTTTCGACAATGATAATGTTGATTCGGGAAACGTCTCAAGTGGCGATGATGATTTTGCCATGGAAGTGGATATCAATAGCTCCAAGGATCGTCAGGCAGAGCAAGATGATTATCCGTACGAAGTTCTAACAACAGAGGAGATTGTTCAGCATATGGTGGACTGCATCCGGGATGTCAATACTGTCGTTGAG ATCCCCGGAACAACAACGCGTATTCTTCTCAATCACTTCAAATGGGACAAAGAGAAGCTTATGGAGCGTTACTACGATGGGGACCAAGAGAAATTCTTCCGGGATGCCCATGTAATAAATCCATTTAATAAGCCCAATACAGTCAACAAACCAAAGGTGAAACGGTCCGGAACTGAAGAGTGCGAAGTTTGTTTCTCACAATTTCCACCAAGT ATGATGACGGGTTTGGAGTGTGGGCATCGTTTCTGCACAACATGCTGGGGTGAATATCTAACCACAAAAATCATGGAAGAGGGTTTAGGGCAATCGATTGCCTGTGCAGCACATGGTTGTGATATTCTTGTGGACGATGAGACGGTAATGCGGCTTGTGTCGGATTCACGTGTGAAACTCAAGTATCAACATCTAATCACAAATAGCTTCGTAGAg TGCAATCGTCTTCTGCGTTGGTGTCCATCTGCTGACTGCACGTACGCCATTAAGGTGAACTATGTGGATCCCCGACCAGTTTGCTGCAAATGCAAACATGTGTTCTGCTTTGAGTGCGGCGAGAATTGGCATGACCCCGTTCAGTGTCGTCTACTGAAGAAGTGGATTAAAAAGTGCGACGATGACTCGGAGACATCAAACTGGATTGCAGCCAATACGAAGGAATGCCCCAAATGCAATGTAACCATTGAGAAGGATGGCGGTTGCAATCATATGATATGCAAGAATCAGAATTGCAAACATGACTTCTGCTGGGTATGTCTGGGCTCGTGGGAGCCCCACGGATCATCGTGGTACAATTGTAATCGCTACGATGAAGATGAGGCACGGGCAGCGCGCGATGcccaagaaaaattacgaTCATCACTTGCAAGATATTTGCACTACTACAATCGCTACATGAACCACATGCAATCACTTAAGTTCGAGAATAAGCTCTATGCATCGGTCAAGGCGAAAATGGAGGAAATGCAACAGCACAACATGTCATGGATTGAG GTTCAATTCTTGAAGAAAGCTGTGGATATTCTGTGTCAATGTCGGCAAACATTGATGTACACGTACGTTTTTGCGTATTACTTACGGAAGAATAATCAATCGCAAATATTTGAGGAGAATCAAAAAGATTTGGAATCAGCCACTGAAAAGTTGTCCGAATATCTAGAGCGTGATATAACGTCAGAAAATTTAGCTGACATCAAACAGAAGGTCCAGGACAAGTATCG